The following are encoded together in the Tripterygium wilfordii isolate XIE 37 chromosome 3, ASM1340144v1, whole genome shotgun sequence genome:
- the LOC119995161 gene encoding uncharacterized protein At2g39795, mitochondrial-like, with protein sequence MALNSVVRRLCSSVVPLAVQAVGSPRTYHRAISAVLSINKGSLGREVCRRDFVQFLEFSTASAKKPSSEERLLRVLESEIECTNDEEPEDIPDDFPFEIEDHPGERTILLKRNYEGEIVTVEVDMLTETDGGGDNDAEDPASIPLVVSISKGDDICLEIGITAFVDEITIDSLSVKQPEHSEDELAYEGPDFSDLDEKLQKEVHSYLEVRGIKPSTTNYLFSHMQNKDGREYRQWLKNLKNFIEK encoded by the exons ATGGCCCTGAATTCGGTGGTTCGCAGACTTTGCTCATCGGTGGTTCCTCTTGCTGTGCAAGCGGTCGGGTCTCCGAGAACCTACCACCGTGCAATTTCCGCTGTTCTCAGCATTAATAAGGGCAGTCTTGGCCGCGAGGTCTGTCGGCGAGACTTTGTCCAATTTCTAGAATTCTCTACTGCCAGCGCCAAAAAACCAAGCTCCGAGGAGAGGTTGCTTCGAGTTCTTGAATCGGAGATTGAATGCACCAACGATGAGGAG CCGGAGGATATCCCTGATGATTTCCCTTTTGAAATTGAAGACCATCCCGGAGAAAGAACTATACTGCTAAAAAGAAATTATGAAGGTGAAATCGTAACAGTTGAAGTTGACATGCTTACTGAGACCGATGGTGGTGGTGACAATGATGCTGAGGACCCAGCTAGTATTCCATTGGTTGTGAGTATTTCAAAAGGAGATGATATCTGTCTGGAAATTGGCATCACTGCTTTCGTCGATGAGATCACAATTGACAGTTTGTCGGTTAAACAGCCAGAACATTCTGAAGACGAGCTTGCGTATGAAGGGCCTGATTTCAG TGATTTGGATGAGAAGTTGCAGAAGGAAGTACACAGTTATCTTGAGGTCAGAGGGATCAAACCCAGCACAACCAACTACTTGTTTTCACACATGCAGAATAAAGATGGCAGAGAGTATAGGCAATGGTTGAAAAACCtcaagaatttcattgaaaagtgA
- the LOC119989357 gene encoding CASP-like protein 5B2 isoform X1 has translation MKDVIGSPGTVSGLLLRIGQFSFAAASIGVMVSATGFSTFTAFCYLIASMGLQLLWSLGLACLDVYALRRKRDLQNPVLVSLFVVGDWVMVTSMLSLAAACSSAGVAVLYAKDLHVCRQHMHLPCSRFEISIFLAFTTWVLVAVSSHVMFWILASV, from the exons ATGAAAGATGTGATAGGGAGTCCAGGAACTGTCAGTGGTCTATTGCTGAGGATAGGGCAGTTTTCATTTGCCGCAGCTTCGATTGGAGTTATGGTGTCTGCTACTGGCTTCTCTACCTTCACTGCTTTCTG CTATTTAATTGCCTCAATGGGGCTTCAATTGCTGTGGAGCTTAGGACTCGCCTGTCTTGATGTTTATGCTTTGAGGAGAAAGAGAGACCTTCAAAATCCTGTTCTAGTGAGCCTGTTTGTTGTGGGAGATTGGGTAATG GTTACATCTATGTTATCACTTGCAGCTGCATGCTCTTCCGCTGGAGTTGCAGTCCTGTATGCAAAAGACTTGCATGTTTGCAGGCAGCATATGCATCTGCCTTGTAGTAGGTTTGAGATTTCCATATTTTTGGCTTTCACCACATGGGTTCTTGTCGCAGTATCTTCTCACGTGATGTTCTGGATCTTAGCCTCAGTATAG
- the LOC119989357 gene encoding CASP-like protein 5B2 isoform X2 → MKDVIGSPGTVSGLLLRIGQFSFAAASIGVMVSATGFSTFTAFCYLIASMGLQLLWSLGLACLDVYALRRKRDLQNPVLVSLFVVGDWVTSMLSLAAACSSAGVAVLYAKDLHVCRQHMHLPCSRFEISIFLAFTTWVLVAVSSHVMFWILASV, encoded by the exons ATGAAAGATGTGATAGGGAGTCCAGGAACTGTCAGTGGTCTATTGCTGAGGATAGGGCAGTTTTCATTTGCCGCAGCTTCGATTGGAGTTATGGTGTCTGCTACTGGCTTCTCTACCTTCACTGCTTTCTG CTATTTAATTGCCTCAATGGGGCTTCAATTGCTGTGGAGCTTAGGACTCGCCTGTCTTGATGTTTATGCTTTGAGGAGAAAGAGAGACCTTCAAAATCCTGTTCTAGTGAGCCTGTTTGTTGTGGGAGATTGG GTTACATCTATGTTATCACTTGCAGCTGCATGCTCTTCCGCTGGAGTTGCAGTCCTGTATGCAAAAGACTTGCATGTTTGCAGGCAGCATATGCATCTGCCTTGTAGTAGGTTTGAGATTTCCATATTTTTGGCTTTCACCACATGGGTTCTTGTCGCAGTATCTTCTCACGTGATGTTCTGGATCTTAGCCTCAGTATAG